One region of Diabrotica undecimpunctata isolate CICGRU chromosome 6, icDiaUnde3, whole genome shotgun sequence genomic DNA includes:
- the LOC140444320 gene encoding uncharacterized protein yields the protein MPSKPAKYGIKVMCMADAKRSYFYNGYIYSRRDSDGVGLSEEELKLFKPAQCVIRLSKPIEGSNRNNTADNYFSSIELVTELQKRHLTYVGKVKKNKRELPLEFQANKSREIGTTLYGF from the coding sequence ATGCCCAGTAAACCTGCGAAATACGGCATCAAAGTAATGTGCATGGCAGATGCTAAGAGATCGTATTTCTATAATGGATATATATACTCAAGGAGAGATTCGGATGGTGTTGGACTTTCAGAAGAAGAACTGAAGCTTTTCAAGCCTGCTCAATGTGTCATTCGACTATCCAAACCAATAGAGGGCTCTAACCGAAATAATACTGCTGACAACTATTTTTCTTCAATAGAGTTAGTCACAGAGTTGCAAAAACGCCACCTCACGTATGTgggtaaagtaaaaaaaaataagcgaGAACTTCCTTTGGAATTCCAGGCTAATAAAAGTAGGGAAATTGGTACAACACTCTATGGTTTCTAG